From one Agathobaculum sp. NTUH-O15-33 genomic stretch:
- a CDS encoding terminase small subunit, which produces MARPLKYKTVEELQTAIDEYFQSCEGTVLKDEDEQVVFDKFGRPVIVGEKPPTVTGLALFLGFHSRQALLNYQVKKAFNDTITRAKSRCEEYAEARLFDRDGFNGARFSLTNNFRGWADKPEDSGGAAIADFLKALHPAPGDIAALYAHEADDGTDE; this is translated from the coding sequence ATGGCCAGACCGTTAAAATATAAGACCGTCGAGGAGTTACAAACAGCAATCGACGAATACTTTCAGTCATGCGAAGGCACGGTGCTGAAGGACGAAGACGAGCAGGTCGTATTTGATAAGTTTGGGCGGCCGGTTATTGTGGGCGAGAAGCCGCCTACCGTGACAGGGCTTGCACTGTTCCTTGGATTTCATTCGCGGCAGGCGCTGCTGAATTATCAAGTGAAGAAAGCATTCAATGACACGATTACGCGTGCGAAGTCTCGCTGCGAAGAATATGCGGAAGCGCGGCTATTTGACAGGGACGGCTTCAACGGCGCACGGTTCAGCCTGACCAACAATTTTAGGGGCTGGGCGGATAAGCCGGAAGACAGCGGCGGCGCCGCGATCGCAGACTTCCTCAAAGCACTGCACCCGGCGCCGGGGGATATCGCGGCTTTGTATGCGCACGAGGCAGACGATGGCACGGATGAATAA
- a CDS encoding phage portal protein, with amino-acid sequence MRAITQYLKQQGYSVPDDSFYTQIDRWFKWYRGKVPSFHTYRQYNGIRKLTRERKTLGMAKKMPEDWASLELNEKVEIVIGNSRINKAVHEVLDANQFRVRGNQLLELAYALGTGAFVEYKDNEAVKIDYIRAGMVYPLRWDNGAVIDCAFASERTVGKEKQVYLNIHRLEGGAYVIVNQMFRRNGQALTPIDLPDGVQPVVRTGSDIPLFQIIKPNLVNSIDPDCPLGLSVFANAIDQLEGADLVYDSYINEFRLGKKRITIPLTMAQMQQTEDGVIAPVFDDNDTEFFAVPASREGRETIEEINMELRHEAHEAAIKTALGLLSAKCGLGNDRYSFEHGNIKTATEVISEKSELYQNLKKHELVLEKALADMTRAIASLMGMKIDFEVSVNFDDSIIEDTAALKQQFLQEIRDGVRQKWEYRVKFFGEDEKAAKSMIEQAPDDEETMFGGED; translated from the coding sequence TTGCGTGCCATTACGCAGTACTTAAAACAGCAGGGATACAGTGTGCCGGATGATAGCTTTTACACGCAGATAGACCGGTGGTTTAAGTGGTATCGCGGCAAAGTGCCAAGCTTCCACACCTACCGGCAGTATAACGGCATCCGCAAGCTTACCCGCGAGCGCAAGACGCTGGGTATGGCGAAAAAGATGCCGGAGGATTGGGCCAGCCTTGAACTGAACGAAAAGGTTGAGATCGTTATCGGAAACAGCCGGATCAACAAGGCGGTGCATGAGGTGCTGGACGCGAACCAGTTCCGGGTACGCGGCAATCAGTTGCTGGAACTGGCCTATGCTTTGGGGACTGGCGCCTTCGTCGAGTACAAGGACAACGAAGCCGTCAAGATAGACTACATCCGCGCCGGCATGGTCTATCCACTGCGGTGGGACAACGGGGCGGTGATCGACTGCGCCTTTGCCAGCGAGCGGACGGTCGGCAAGGAGAAGCAGGTGTACCTGAATATCCACCGACTGGAGGGCGGCGCCTACGTGATCGTGAACCAGATGTTCCGGCGCAATGGGCAGGCGCTCACACCGATCGACCTGCCCGATGGGGTGCAGCCGGTTGTGCGGACCGGTTCGGATATTCCCCTATTTCAGATTATCAAGCCCAATTTGGTAAACTCGATTGACCCGGATTGCCCGCTGGGCTTGTCAGTATTCGCGAACGCGATCGATCAGCTTGAAGGCGCCGATCTGGTGTACGACAGCTATATCAACGAGTTCCGGCTGGGCAAGAAGCGTATCACGATCCCGCTGACTATGGCGCAGATGCAGCAGACCGAGGACGGGGTGATTGCGCCGGTATTCGACGATAACGATACAGAGTTTTTCGCCGTTCCTGCGTCGCGGGAGGGTAGAGAGACCATCGAAGAAATCAACATGGAGCTGCGGCACGAAGCGCATGAAGCGGCGATCAAGACGGCGCTCGGCCTGCTCTCCGCGAAGTGCGGTCTGGGAAACGACCGGTACAGTTTCGAGCACGGAAACATCAAGACCGCGACCGAAGTCATTTCGGAAAAATCAGAATTGTACCAAAACCTGAAAAAACATGAGCTGGTGCTGGAAAAGGCACTGGCCGACATGACCCGCGCCATCGCATCCTTGATGGGTATGAAAATTGACTTTGAGGTCAGTGTAAACTTTGACGATTCTATCATCGAGGATACGGCGGCGCTCAAACAGCAGTTCCTGCAAGAGATCCGTGACGGTGTGCGGCAGAAATGGGAGTACCGTGTCAAGTTTTTCGGGGAGGATGAAAAGGCCGCAAAAAGCATGATCGAACAGGCGCCGGACGATGAGGAGACAATGTTTGGCGGTGAGGACTGA
- a CDS encoding phage scaffolding protein: MDFLKELFGGQALTFEQLAEATKNKGFQVVNAAGGAYVPKADADNLNGQITTLTTQLGEANKKLEGYDPAWKESAAAEQKKLDAQRNEFLLDKALSSAKAKDTVAVKAHLDREKLTFAGGEVIGLDKQLADLRKGETTAFLFEQEAPVKTGISHQGGSEGAPDKKEEANAALRALFGKEN; encoded by the coding sequence ATGGATTTTCTCAAAGAACTATTTGGCGGGCAGGCGCTGACGTTTGAGCAGCTTGCCGAAGCTACCAAGAACAAGGGCTTTCAGGTGGTCAACGCCGCGGGCGGTGCGTACGTCCCCAAAGCGGACGCGGACAATCTGAACGGTCAAATCACCACGCTCACCACCCAACTGGGCGAAGCGAACAAGAAGTTGGAGGGCTACGATCCGGCGTGGAAGGAAAGCGCCGCGGCAGAGCAGAAAAAGCTTGACGCGCAACGCAATGAGTTCCTGCTCGACAAAGCGCTTTCCAGCGCGAAGGCGAAGGATACCGTTGCGGTAAAGGCGCATCTCGATCGCGAAAAGCTCACTTTCGCAGGCGGCGAGGTTATTGGCCTTGACAAGCAGCTGGCCGATTTGCGAAAGGGCGAGACTACGGCGTTCCTGTTTGAGCAGGAGGCGCCGGTTAAGACCGGTATCAGCCATCAGGGCGGCAGCGAGGGCGCGCCCGACAAGAAGGAAGAAGCAAATGCAGCGCTGCGCGCGCTGTTCGGAAAGGAGAACTAA
- a CDS encoding zinc-finger-containing protein — protein MKGEKVICPYCRCATCLTDSKVLYGRSYGPVYLCLICGAYVGCHPGGTRPLGTPANKALRTARHMAHAAFDPIWRSRRMSRGMAYNWLAQQMGIPEEKAHIGMFDLDQCAQVMRICARSP, from the coding sequence ATGAAGGGCGAAAAGGTTATCTGCCCATACTGCCGTTGCGCGACCTGTTTGACTGACAGCAAGGTGCTGTACGGCCGCAGCTATGGACCGGTGTACCTGTGCTTAATATGCGGGGCCTATGTCGGCTGTCACCCCGGGGGTACCCGCCCTCTGGGTACGCCGGCAAACAAGGCGCTACGCACCGCGCGGCACATGGCGCATGCGGCCTTCGACCCGATCTGGCGGTCGCGGCGCATGAGCCGCGGTATGGCTTACAACTGGCTTGCACAGCAGATGGGGATACCGGAGGAGAAGGCGCATATCGGGATGTTTGACTTGGATCAGTGTGCTCAGGTCATGAGAATTTGTGCAAGGAGCCCGTGA
- a CDS encoding phage minor capsid protein, translated as MLKPKYLERVPENLIMLFSQAEIDILEDMARRISDYDYWIPAAEHQYKKLIELGNFHSFVMEALSARTGKSRKELERLMEEAGAESLQFDTDIYKVHGLDPPPLAASEAQQRTLEAGLHKTVGLFRNLTGTTANTATKQFEDALDRAYMQISTGAFAYDAAIRTAIKDLSRQGVGAICYPSGHIDTLEVAVRRAVITGVNQTALQMQWTLADEMGCDLVEVTAHAGARPEHAVWQGGIYSRSGKSAKYPDFIKITGYGTGPGLGGWNCRHSFFPYFEGMPRTYTPEMLENFEAKDYEYNGQKLTEYEATQRQRYIERQIRRWKREHAAMTAAGQDAYESAAKIKHWQEMQQDFLRQTGLKQQGDREQVPAWGRGEAKAMEHDLAKYEQYRYNKDGTIVVTDDWKSKGKTTIPKSYRPHAVVETQTEYRSGTVQIDRTIYDERGTMVKQIHSGQHNRPKYHQFGMHGEHAHDYQWDEHGKPIDREPHELNDQDRIQHADILGGATDE; from the coding sequence ATGCTGAAACCGAAGTATCTGGAACGTGTGCCGGAAAACTTGATCATGCTGTTCAGTCAGGCAGAGATAGATATTCTTGAGGATATGGCGCGCCGGATCAGTGACTATGATTACTGGATACCGGCGGCAGAGCACCAATACAAGAAGCTGATCGAGCTTGGCAACTTCCACAGCTTTGTCATGGAAGCGCTGTCCGCCCGCACCGGCAAAAGCCGCAAGGAGCTGGAACGGCTGATGGAGGAAGCCGGGGCGGAAAGCCTGCAGTTTGATACGGATATCTACAAGGTGCACGGGCTCGACCCGCCACCACTGGCCGCGTCAGAAGCGCAACAGCGCACACTGGAAGCAGGGCTCCACAAAACGGTTGGTCTTTTCCGAAACTTAACGGGCACGACGGCAAATACGGCGACAAAACAGTTCGAGGACGCGCTCGACCGGGCGTACATGCAGATATCCACCGGCGCGTTCGCCTACGACGCCGCGATTCGCACGGCGATCAAGGACCTGTCTCGGCAGGGTGTGGGCGCGATTTGCTATCCGTCCGGGCACATTGATACGCTGGAGGTGGCGGTGCGGCGCGCGGTCATTACGGGGGTCAACCAGACGGCACTGCAAATGCAGTGGACGCTCGCCGATGAGATGGGCTGCGATCTGGTTGAGGTCACGGCACACGCCGGCGCCAGACCAGAGCACGCGGTCTGGCAGGGCGGAATTTACAGTCGATCGGGGAAGTCGGCGAAGTACCCTGATTTTATCAAGATCACGGGGTACGGGACCGGCCCGGGGCTGGGTGGATGGAATTGTCGGCACAGTTTCTTTCCATACTTTGAGGGTATGCCGCGTACCTATACACCGGAGATGTTGGAAAACTTTGAAGCCAAGGACTACGAATACAACGGACAGAAGCTGACCGAATACGAAGCCACCCAGCGGCAGCGGTATATTGAGCGGCAGATTCGCAGGTGGAAGCGGGAGCATGCAGCCATGACCGCCGCAGGGCAGGACGCTTACGAAAGCGCGGCAAAAATCAAGCACTGGCAGGAAATGCAGCAAGATTTCCTGCGGCAGACCGGACTCAAGCAACAGGGCGACCGGGAGCAGGTGCCGGCATGGGGCCGTGGTGAAGCAAAAGCGATGGAACATGACCTTGCCAAGTATGAGCAATACCGATATAATAAAGACGGGACGATCGTGGTCACGGACGATTGGAAGAGCAAGGGCAAAACGACGATCCCGAAGTCTTACCGGCCGCACGCGGTAGTGGAAACACAAACGGAATACCGAAGCGGCACGGTGCAAATCGACCGAACGATCTACGATGAACGCGGTACTATGGTGAAGCAGATCCATTCCGGACAGCATAATCGCCCGAAGTATCATCAGTTTGGGATGCATGGGGAGCATGCGCACGATTATCAATGGGATGAACATGGAAAACCAATCGATAGAGAGCCACACGAATTAAACGATCAAGACCGTATACAACATGCAGATATTTTAGGAGGTGCAACAGATGAATGA
- a CDS encoding VRR-NUC domain-containing protein, whose amino-acid sequence MKESEIEARLVRGVKALGGRAYKFVSPGNVGVPDRLVILPRGRILFAELKADGGRLSRMQLHQIDGLRQLGVEVWEVWGEEGVKGFLELCREQMRGGDVE is encoded by the coding sequence ATGAAAGAATCAGAAATCGAAGCCCGCCTTGTACGAGGGGTGAAAGCGCTGGGCGGCCGCGCCTATAAGTTTGTCAGTCCGGGCAACGTTGGGGTGCCTGACCGGTTGGTGATCCTGCCCCGCGGCCGGATCCTTTTCGCCGAGCTGAAAGCCGACGGCGGTCGGCTGAGCAGGATGCAGCTGCACCAGATCGACGGACTGCGTCAGCTGGGCGTCGAGGTATGGGAGGTTTGGGGCGAAGAAGGGGTCAAGGGCTTTTTGGAGCTGTGCCGGGAACAGATGAGGGGAGGTGATGTCGAGTGA
- a CDS encoding phage major capsid protein — MGIINRQDAEALIQEQLINTIQQEGPKQSVFMGLARKLPNMTSKQTRIPVLDMLPMAYWVNGDTGFKQTSEQAWDNVYLTAEELAVIVPIPEAVVDDASFDILGEVQPRVVEAIGARVDGAVIFGDNRPAAWPADIITRARQAGNNVAPGSSPNYFDLIMSEGGVIAKVEEAGRMVTGALSSMGMRAKLRGLKGTDGHPIFKSDMQGPTQYALDGAPMYFPQNGAFDQSVAQLIVGDFSQAVYSIRQDITVKILDQGVIQDPATKQIVYNLAQQDMIALRVVFRMGWALPNPATRMDTGRMACPFAYLEPATAMTTQKVTFTVENNADTPEAVTGAVIDVNGSRLKTNASGVAEFNLRAGDYTAKITKKGFKPVTESFIVADTAVDKGVTMVPAE; from the coding sequence ATGGGCATTATCAACAGACAAGATGCGGAAGCTCTGATTCAGGAACAGCTTATCAATACTATTCAGCAGGAGGGGCCCAAGCAGTCCGTGTTTATGGGACTTGCGCGTAAGCTGCCCAACATGACCAGCAAGCAGACGCGTATTCCCGTGCTCGACATGTTGCCGATGGCCTACTGGGTCAACGGCGACACGGGTTTTAAGCAGACCAGCGAGCAGGCATGGGACAACGTGTACCTGACCGCGGAGGAGTTGGCCGTGATCGTGCCGATCCCGGAAGCGGTCGTGGATGACGCTTCGTTCGATATCCTTGGCGAGGTGCAGCCTCGCGTGGTGGAAGCGATCGGCGCACGCGTTGACGGCGCGGTAATCTTCGGCGACAACCGCCCTGCAGCGTGGCCGGCGGATATCATCACCCGTGCGCGGCAGGCGGGTAACAATGTGGCGCCGGGTTCGTCGCCCAACTATTTTGACCTCATCATGAGTGAGGGGGGCGTGATCGCCAAGGTAGAAGAAGCAGGCCGCATGGTGACCGGCGCGCTCTCGTCTATGGGCATGCGCGCCAAGCTGCGCGGCCTCAAGGGTACGGACGGACATCCGATCTTCAAGAGCGACATGCAGGGCCCGACGCAGTATGCGCTGGACGGCGCGCCGATGTACTTCCCGCAGAACGGCGCATTTGACCAGTCTGTGGCCCAGCTTATTGTTGGCGACTTCTCGCAGGCGGTCTATTCCATCCGGCAGGATATTACGGTTAAGATTCTCGATCAGGGCGTGATTCAGGACCCGGCGACTAAGCAGATTGTGTACAATCTCGCCCAGCAGGACATGATCGCGCTACGCGTCGTGTTCCGCATGGGCTGGGCGCTGCCGAACCCGGCAACCCGCATGGACACCGGCCGCATGGCTTGTCCGTTTGCATATCTGGAGCCCGCGACGGCCATGACCACCCAGAAGGTGACCTTCACGGTTGAAAACAATGCAGATACGCCGGAGGCGGTAACGGGTGCCGTGATCGACGTTAACGGTTCGCGCCTAAAAACCAATGCGTCCGGCGTGGCGGAGTTTAACCTGCGCGCCGGTGACTATACGGCGAAGATCACCAAGAAGGGCTTTAAGCCTGTAACCGAGAGCTTCATTGTCGCGGATACCGCGGTGGATAAGGGCGTGACCATGGTTCCGGCCGAGTAA
- a CDS encoding virulence-associated E family protein has product MINDRKITISTAGSRRATNWQPQTLRLSELYERLRVPARSTETMAAYLALSKGQQDDLKDVGGFVAGTLNGPRRKAGAVSGRDVLTLDLDSIPAGGTDDVARRVEALGCGYCIYSTRKHMPSAPRLRVLLPLDRTCTADEYEPCARRMAEMIGMELCDPTTFEASRLMYFPSCCADGEYIYYAADKPMLSADGLLATYADWHDTTSWPTVPGAPSPARLAAKQGDPLAKHGAVGAFCRVYDIEGAMAAFLPGVYESADIPGRFTFTGGSTTGGAVLYDDGKFLYSHHATDPCGGRLVNAFDLVRLHRFDDQDDTAAPGTPVNRLPSYTAMCELATQDPQVSGLLLRERWEQATEGFTTVEEQPEDTGWMQSLKVHAKTGVPLSTIDNVWLILEHDPRLKGKFALNAFAGRGEVLDSLPWSKDTGRRLWDDNDNAGLYWYMEKYYQITGTKKIDDALSLHSRRHAFNDVVSYLNVLSWDGVERLDTLFIDYLGAEDTPYTRAVTRKAFTAAVARAMHPGIKFDSMTILSGPQGLGKSTLLDKMSRGWFNDSIRTFEGKEASELLQGVWIVEVAELDAFRRTDVSRIKQFMSQRVDRFRAAYGRHVKDMPRCCVFFGTTNTGDYLQDKTGNRRFLPIDVGKQVAKKNVWRDLDQELDQLWAEAVMRWRLGEPLYLVGDLADAAKAQQEDHREVSAREGLITEFLERQVPQDWQSWSMDRRRMFWGGNAAGEQVMVPRDRICALEIWCELLDGQKKDMRYSDTQEINAIIAALPEWEKAKSSIRFGYCGKQKGWVKARNL; this is encoded by the coding sequence ATGATAAACGATAGAAAAATTACAATCTCGACCGCGGGCAGCCGGCGGGCAACGAACTGGCAGCCGCAGACGCTACGGCTGTCCGAGCTGTATGAGCGCCTGCGCGTGCCGGCGCGCAGCACTGAAACCATGGCGGCGTATCTCGCGCTGTCCAAGGGCCAGCAGGACGACCTGAAGGATGTGGGCGGCTTTGTTGCCGGCACGCTGAATGGCCCCCGCCGCAAGGCTGGGGCCGTCTCCGGCCGTGATGTGCTGACGCTCGATCTGGACAGCATCCCCGCGGGCGGTACGGATGATGTGGCGCGGCGGGTGGAAGCTCTGGGCTGCGGCTACTGCATCTATTCCACGCGCAAGCACATGCCCTCGGCGCCGCGTTTGCGTGTGCTGCTGCCGCTGGATCGCACCTGTACGGCGGATGAGTATGAGCCCTGCGCGCGGCGCATGGCCGAGATGATCGGCATGGAGCTGTGCGACCCGACAACCTTTGAGGCGTCGCGGCTGATGTACTTCCCCAGCTGCTGCGCGGATGGAGAATACATCTATTACGCCGCGGACAAGCCCATGCTGTCCGCGGATGGTCTGCTGGCGACCTATGCGGACTGGCACGATACGACCAGCTGGCCCACCGTGCCCGGCGCGCCGAGCCCCGCGCGGCTTGCGGCCAAGCAGGGAGACCCGCTGGCAAAGCACGGCGCCGTCGGCGCGTTCTGCCGAGTCTACGACATAGAGGGGGCTATGGCGGCGTTCCTGCCGGGCGTCTACGAGTCGGCAGATATCCCCGGCCGCTTTACCTTCACCGGCGGCTCCACAACCGGCGGCGCGGTGCTGTACGATGACGGCAAGTTCCTGTATTCCCACCATGCGACGGATCCTTGCGGCGGCCGGCTGGTCAACGCCTTTGATCTGGTGCGCCTGCATCGCTTTGACGATCAAGACGATACCGCTGCACCCGGCACGCCGGTAAACCGCCTGCCGAGCTACACGGCCATGTGCGAGCTGGCGACACAGGATCCGCAAGTATCAGGGCTGTTGCTGCGAGAGCGCTGGGAGCAGGCCACCGAAGGATTTACGACAGTGGAAGAGCAGCCTGAAGATACCGGCTGGATGCAATCCCTCAAGGTACACGCCAAGACCGGTGTTCCTCTCTCTACGATCGATAACGTGTGGCTGATTTTGGAGCATGACCCACGACTGAAAGGCAAATTTGCGCTGAATGCGTTTGCAGGGCGCGGCGAGGTGCTGGACAGCTTGCCGTGGTCGAAGGATACCGGGCGCAGGCTTTGGGATGATAACGACAACGCGGGACTGTACTGGTACATGGAAAAGTATTATCAGATCACCGGCACGAAGAAGATAGACGACGCGCTTTCCCTACATAGCCGACGGCATGCGTTCAACGACGTCGTATCCTATTTGAATGTGCTGTCATGGGACGGCGTGGAGCGGCTGGACACGCTTTTTATTGACTACTTAGGCGCCGAGGATACGCCGTACACACGCGCGGTGACCCGCAAAGCGTTTACGGCGGCGGTTGCCCGCGCCATGCATCCGGGGATCAAATTTGACAGTATGACCATCCTTTCCGGACCGCAAGGTCTGGGCAAGTCAACGCTGCTTGACAAGATGTCGCGCGGCTGGTTTAACGACAGCATTCGGACATTCGAGGGCAAGGAAGCGTCGGAGCTGTTGCAAGGCGTTTGGATCGTCGAGGTGGCCGAACTGGACGCCTTTAGGCGCACGGACGTGTCGCGCATCAAGCAATTCATGAGCCAGCGCGTGGATCGCTTCCGCGCTGCCTACGGGCGGCACGTGAAGGATATGCCGCGATGCTGTGTGTTTTTCGGCACGACCAATACGGGAGATTATCTGCAGGATAAGACCGGCAACCGTCGTTTCCTGCCGATAGACGTGGGCAAACAGGTTGCGAAAAAGAACGTATGGCGCGATTTGGATCAAGAGCTCGACCAACTGTGGGCGGAGGCCGTTATGCGCTGGCGGCTGGGTGAGCCATTATATCTGGTAGGAGATCTGGCCGATGCAGCTAAAGCACAGCAGGAGGATCACCGGGAAGTGAGCGCCCGCGAGGGTCTGATCACAGAGTTTTTGGAGCGGCAGGTGCCGCAGGATTGGCAGTCGTGGTCAATGGATCGGCGGCGGATGTTCTGGGGCGGCAACGCAGCCGGTGAGCAGGTAATGGTACCCCGCGACCGGATATGCGCACTGGAAATATGGTGCGAGCTTCTGGACGGCCAGAAGAAGGATATGCGTTACAGCGATACGCAAGAGATAAACGCTATTATAGCCGCACTGCCAGAATGGGAAAAAGCAAAAAGCTCCATACGCTTCGGATACTGCGGAAAGCAAAAGGGCTGGGTGAAAGCCCGGAACCTTTAG
- a CDS encoding PBSX family phage terminase large subunit: protein MARMNKGFAFKPFSVKQQQLMHWWRVGSPYSDCDIMIADGAIRSGKTIACICSFLTWSMDTFRGQNFILAGKTIGSLKKNVIGPMQQILAAWGIPYHYVRSGENYIEIGSNVYYLYDANNEGSQDRLQGLTAAGAYADEVALFPQNFIEQMLGRCSVDGAKVYMNCNPESPAHYVKTELIDKAKEKNIYHLHFRMEDNLSLSKKTLDKYYHMFTGVFYKRFILGHWAATDGLVYQQFADEKERFLLNAPPNDVQYAVIGVDFGGSKSAHSFTLTGFTKGMRQVVILDEYYHNNIKQGRLSPKQVEDAFVDFVRRAKARYRVYEVYCDSAEQTLIEGLEVAAVRERLSVEIRNAAKGPINDRIAFYNSLMAQDRFRVLRRCKAHIKALEEAVYDPDEPVKDIRLDNGTTNIDSLDSMEYSTESVQDDIMYLGR, encoded by the coding sequence ATGGCACGGATGAATAAAGGGTTTGCGTTTAAGCCGTTCTCAGTCAAACAGCAGCAGCTCATGCACTGGTGGCGAGTAGGCAGCCCGTACAGCGACTGCGATATCATGATCGCGGACGGCGCGATCCGGTCGGGAAAGACGATCGCCTGCATTTGCTCGTTCCTTACTTGGTCAATGGACACATTTCGCGGACAGAACTTCATTTTGGCAGGCAAGACGATTGGAAGTCTGAAAAAGAACGTTATCGGGCCGATGCAGCAGATTCTCGCGGCGTGGGGTATCCCGTACCATTATGTGCGCAGCGGCGAGAACTACATCGAGATCGGCAGCAATGTGTATTACCTGTACGATGCGAACAATGAAGGGTCGCAGGACAGATTACAGGGCTTGACGGCGGCCGGGGCTTACGCGGATGAAGTTGCGCTGTTTCCGCAGAATTTCATCGAGCAGATGCTCGGCCGGTGCTCAGTGGACGGTGCAAAGGTCTACATGAACTGTAACCCAGAAAGCCCAGCGCACTATGTCAAGACTGAGCTGATCGATAAGGCGAAGGAAAAGAATATCTATCACCTGCACTTCCGCATGGAGGATAACCTGAGTCTGTCGAAGAAGACGCTGGACAAGTATTATCACATGTTTACCGGTGTGTTCTACAAGCGGTTTATTCTCGGCCACTGGGCGGCGACGGACGGTTTGGTCTATCAGCAGTTCGCCGACGAGAAGGAACGGTTTCTGCTGAATGCGCCGCCGAATGATGTTCAGTATGCCGTGATCGGCGTGGACTTTGGCGGGAGCAAGTCGGCGCACTCCTTCACGCTGACCGGCTTCACCAAAGGGATGCGGCAGGTAGTCATCTTGGATGAGTACTACCACAACAACATAAAACAAGGGCGGCTTTCACCGAAACAGGTGGAGGACGCCTTTGTCGATTTTGTGCGCCGGGCGAAGGCACGATATCGCGTGTACGAAGTCTATTGCGACAGCGCCGAGCAGACGCTGATCGAGGGGCTTGAGGTTGCCGCGGTGCGTGAGCGCTTGAGCGTGGAGATCCGCAATGCAGCCAAGGGGCCGATTAACGACCGCATTGCGTTTTACAACAGCCTGATGGCGCAAGACCGTTTCCGCGTGCTGCGGCGCTGCAAGGCGCATATCAAGGCGTTGGAGGAAGCGGTATACGATCCGGACGAGCCGGTCAAGGACATTCGGCTGGATAACGGCACGACCAACATCGACAGTCTGGACAGCATGGAGTATTCAACCGAGAGCGTACAAGACGACATCATGTATTTGGGGAGGTGA
- a CDS encoding helicase, with translation MKFIPHGYQRYAIERIITDPYLGLFQDMGLG, from the coding sequence GTGAAGTTCATACCGCATGGCTACCAGCGGTACGCGATCGAGCGTATTATCACAGATCCGTATCTGGGGCTGTTTCAGGATATGGGCCTCGGTTGA